Proteins found in one Triticum aestivum cultivar Chinese Spring chromosome 4D, IWGSC CS RefSeq v2.1, whole genome shotgun sequence genomic segment:
- the LOC123097563 gene encoding zinc finger MYM-type protein 1 gives MGKASQQRIDLVFKRKRDDTNEVEEDPSPPADHPIPLHLVELEQQQNQNGLQQNQPVLFKGIEFLQRDPGLRPQIWQYPPEQRDSVRRAYLLLTAMQPRLQNYEPSGEIGHQRCFKYNWFAQFPSWLEYSEDKHRAYCLYCFVASKKESTRGGSHVFTVDGFDSWKRVNCGKHCAFLTHIGSGPCSSHNNAVTECHALLNQPCHIENVMVAKDKEKVERNCLRLKVSIAVVKWLARQACAFRGHDERPQSKIKGIFLEMVELLAEFNPEVAKVVMGNAPYNSKYTSPDIQKEILSIFACKIRKHIREEIGDSKFSILVDETCDVAKREQMALILRFVDKGGVLQERFFDLIHVENTRSLTLKNKLTYVLSNHGFDIQNLRGQGYDGASNMRGDLNGLQALFLQECPYAYYAHCYAHRLQLALVDASKEVVPISQFFQKLVCLVNTVNSS, from the coding sequence ATGGGCAAAGCTAGTCAGCAAAGAATTGATTTAGTTTTTAAAAGGAAAAGAGATGATACAAATGAAGTTGAGGAGGATCCTTCACCACCTGCAGATCATCCAATTCCTCTACACTTGGTTGAATTGGAGCAACAGCAGAACCAAAATGGTCTTCAACAAAATCAACCGGTTCTATTTAAAGGTATCGAATTCTTGCAGCGCGACCCAGGATTACGCCCGCAGATTTGGCAATATCCACCAGAGCAAAGAGATAGTGTGCGGCGAGCATATTTATTGTTGACTGCTATGCAACCCCGTCTACAGAATTATGAACCTTCAGGTGAAATAGGGCATCAGCGCTGCTTCAAGTACAATTGGTTTGCTCAATTCCCCTCATGGCTAGAGTATTCAGAGGACAAACATCGTGCGTATTGTCTATATTGCTTTGTCGCCAGCAAAAAAGAAAGTACAAGAGGTGGTTCTCATGTATTCACAGTCGATGGCTTTGATAGTTGGAAGAGGGTTAATTGTGGAAAACATTGTGCATTTTTAACCCACATAGGTTCTGGTCCATGCTCATCTCACAACAATGCAGTCACAGAATGTCATGCCTTACTCAATCAACCATGCCACATAGAAAATGTGATGGTAGCAAAGGACAAGGAGAAAGTAGAAAGAAACTGTTTGCGTTTGAAAGTCTCAATTGCAGTTGTCAAGTGGCTCGCACGTCAAGCTTGTGCTTTTAGAGGGCATGATGAAAGACCTCAGTCCAAAATTAAAGGAATTTTTCTTGAAATGGTGGAGCTTCTCGCAGAATTCAACCCCGAGGTTGCCAAAGTTGTGATGGGGAATGCTCCGTATAATTCAAAGTACACATCACCTGATATTCAAAAGGAGATATTGAGTATATTTGCATGTAAAATCAGGAAGCATATCCGCGAGGAAATTGGAGATTCTAAGTTCTCCATTTTAGTGGACGAAACATGTGATGTAGCAAAGAGAGAGCAGATGGCGCTGATTCTCAGGTTTGTCGATAAAGGTGGTGTTTTGCAAGAGAGATTCTTTGACTTGATACATGTAGAAAACACAAGGTCTTTGACACTTAAAAATAAGCTGACCTATGTCTTATCAAACCATGGTTTTGACATCCAGAACCTTCGGGGACAAGGTTATGACGGGGCTAGTAATATGAGAGGTGATTTGAATGGACTACAAGCTCTATTTCTCCAAGAATGCCCATATGCTTATTATGCGCATTGTTATGCCCATCGCTTGCAGCTTGCTCTTGTTGATGCATCCAAAGAAGTGGTTCCTATTTCCCAATTCTTTCAGAAATTGGTGTGTCTCGTAAACACCGTTAACTCCTCTTAG